The following are from one region of the Yoonia sp. R2331 genome:
- a CDS encoding aldolase gives MTSEAQLREQICLLAKSMFDRGLTGGSTGNISARTADGGLLVSPTGTSFGRLDPSRLSRFDVKGVLIDGDPPTKEMPLHSAFYDTRSTAGAVVHLHSCHSVALSMMPNVNEDDFLPRLTPYAIMKLGRVKLLPFYLPGDPAMGDAVRGLAGKRSAVMLANHGPVVAGKDIEAACNAIEELEDTARLAMMTRGMSPRGLSQTDVERLVTTFDVEWDI, from the coding sequence ATGACCTCCGAAGCCCAGCTCAGGGAACAAATCTGTCTGCTCGCGAAATCCATGTTTGATCGCGGGCTTACAGGGGGAAGCACGGGCAACATTTCAGCGCGCACGGCCGATGGCGGACTGCTCGTTTCACCGACCGGGACAAGTTTCGGGCGCCTTGATCCTTCCCGCCTCAGCCGGTTTGACGTGAAAGGTGTTCTGATCGACGGCGATCCACCAACCAAAGAAATGCCGCTGCATTCCGCATTCTACGACACGAGGTCCACAGCGGGCGCTGTTGTGCATCTTCATAGCTGTCATTCTGTGGCGCTGTCGATGATGCCTAATGTGAATGAGGATGATTTTCTGCCGCGCCTGACACCCTACGCAATCATGAAGCTGGGGCGTGTAAAGCTGCTCCCGTTCTATCTGCCCGGTGATCCGGCGATGGGGGATGCGGTGCGAGGTCTTGCGGGAAAACGCTCGGCAGTGATGTTGGCCAATCACGGTCCTGTAGTCGCCGGCAAGGACATTGAAGCCGCCTGCAACGCGATTGAAGAACTTGAAGACACCGCGCGCCTGGCGATGATGACGCGCGGCATGTCACCGCGCGGGCTGTCGCAAACTGATGTGGAGCGGCTGGTGACGACATTCGACGTGGAGTGGGATATATGA
- the otnK gene encoding 3-oxo-tetronate kinase yields MSGTVLGVIADDFTGATDIAGLLARSGVQVSLRIGVPSTPPVDTSAFEVIALKSRTAPVQDAIDETRAALAWLRTAGARRFFWKYCSTFDSTAEGNIGPVAEALMADLDSDQTIYCPAFPENGRSIFMGHLFVGQQPLSESPMKDHPLTPMRDSSLVRLLKPQVTKPVGLIDRMVVAQGVDALRASLAQHRTEGTAHVIVDAVANADLETIAAACRDMPLITGGSAVAMPLPALFLADGLLSADAKKQAVHSIDQKTIVLSGSCSAMTNAQVAAYIATGAPSYRLDPLTLSQSGLHAVLVWLAKQDLTEAPLIYATADPSTVKAAQAKLGVAEVGSLIENTLAACAVASRDAGARRIIVAGGETSGAVTKALDVSQLDIAAEIAPGVPWSYCTSQGTQIALALKSGNFGAEDFFSLAQTKLNDT; encoded by the coding sequence ATGAGCGGAACAGTACTGGGCGTCATCGCGGACGATTTTACCGGGGCGACCGACATCGCAGGGCTTCTTGCACGATCCGGTGTGCAGGTGTCATTGCGCATCGGCGTGCCAAGCACACCGCCCGTGGACACCAGCGCATTTGAAGTCATCGCACTCAAATCCCGCACTGCCCCGGTGCAAGACGCGATCGACGAAACCCGCGCCGCGCTGGCCTGGCTTCGCACTGCAGGCGCTCGTCGTTTCTTCTGGAAATATTGCTCGACCTTTGACAGTACCGCCGAAGGCAATATTGGCCCCGTGGCCGAGGCGCTGATGGCTGACCTCGACTCAGACCAAACGATTTACTGCCCTGCCTTTCCCGAAAACGGAAGGTCGATCTTTATGGGGCATCTGTTTGTTGGGCAACAGCCATTGTCCGAGAGCCCGATGAAGGACCACCCGCTGACCCCCATGCGCGACAGCAGCTTGGTGCGATTGCTAAAGCCGCAAGTGACCAAACCGGTCGGCCTAATCGACCGAATGGTCGTCGCTCAAGGCGTCGATGCGCTCCGTGCCAGCCTTGCGCAACACCGCACCGAGGGCACCGCTCATGTCATTGTCGACGCAGTGGCCAACGCCGACCTTGAAACCATCGCAGCAGCCTGTCGCGACATGCCGCTGATCACGGGCGGTTCCGCCGTAGCGATGCCGTTGCCCGCGCTTTTTCTGGCTGACGGGCTATTGTCTGCGGATGCGAAAAAGCAGGCAGTTCACAGCATTGATCAAAAGACCATCGTCCTTTCAGGCAGCTGCTCTGCGATGACGAACGCGCAAGTGGCCGCGTATATCGCAACCGGTGCGCCATCGTATCGCCTCGACCCGCTGACGCTTTCGCAATCGGGCCTGCATGCGGTGCTTGTATGGCTCGCCAAGCAGGATTTGACCGAAGCCCCACTGATCTACGCCACCGCTGATCCCTCAACCGTCAAAGCAGCGCAGGCCAAACTCGGTGTTGCTGAGGTCGGATCTTTGATCGAAAACACTCTGGCCGCCTGTGCCGTTGCGTCCCGCGATGCTGGTGCGCGCCGCATCATCGTCGCGGGCGGTGAAACATCCGGTGCCGTGACCAAAGCGCTGGACGTTTCCCAGTTGGATATCGCTGCCGAAATCGCGCCCGGTGTTCCGTGGTCCTATTGCACTTCGCAGGGCACGCAGATCGCCTTGGCCCTCAAATCGGGCAACTTCGGCGCAGAAGATTTCTTTAGCCTGGCCCAAACAAAACTGAACGACACATGA
- a CDS encoding alpha/beta fold hydrolase translates to MFDPFLDVLGIAKANRRYIELDRPNAEDFRDVFESVTPETVVCGFSLGAIVAAHAAGQMMPYSLILFGLNPFPDPPERAPGRHVLCDDVQRLGGAAALATQNLEFHGPTSDTARTAVLAMADQTADLIAPQTQLALTRPGALPQLAKCAAPVLCLTGSCDATAPPAQGRAAADHAPHGQFYELNKLGHFALIEDPDACAKAVREMHKALHEHV, encoded by the coding sequence ATGTTTGATCCCTTTCTGGACGTTCTGGGCATCGCAAAGGCGAACCGGCGGTATATTGAGCTGGATCGCCCTAATGCGGAAGACTTCCGCGATGTCTTTGAAAGTGTGACACCAGAGACCGTTGTTTGTGGTTTTTCGCTTGGCGCGATCGTTGCGGCTCATGCAGCTGGCCAAATGATGCCCTACTCATTGATCCTATTTGGCCTGAACCCCTTTCCGGATCCTCCCGAGAGGGCCCCGGGTCGACATGTGCTTTGCGATGATGTCCAGCGACTTGGTGGGGCAGCTGCGCTCGCTACACAAAATCTTGAGTTCCACGGGCCTACATCAGATACGGCCCGCACGGCAGTCTTGGCGATGGCCGACCAAACAGCCGATTTGATTGCGCCGCAGACCCAGCTTGCGCTGACGCGGCCCGGCGCATTACCCCAATTGGCCAAATGCGCCGCGCCGGTGCTTTGCCTGACCGGATCGTGCGATGCCACTGCGCCACCGGCACAGGGCCGTGCTGCGGCCGATCACGCGCCCCATGGACAGTTTTATGAACTGAACAAATTGGGACATTTCGCCCTGATTGAAGACCCTGACGCCTGTGCAAAAGCAGTGCGCGAAATGCACAAGGCCTTGCATGAACATGTCTGA
- a CDS encoding HpcH/HpaI aldolase/citrate lyase family protein — translation MRANTVRTRLAASEVVINGWLSIGSSYSAEGVGHSGVHAVTVDLQHGMLGFSDALTMMQAISATPATPMVRVPDLNPAQIMHLLDAGAYGIICPMISTPEQTKTLVDACRYPPLGNRSFGPSRGLLYGGPDYVTQANEAVMAIPMVETAEAVDRIEEILDVDGVDMVYIGPNDLAFELDGHSGHPRPESEAAIHHVLNAAIKRNIPVGIFCASGEDARLRIEQGFRLVTPGNDFAHLTRSMREAVRIALEEPPVTAAAQNGY, via the coding sequence ATGCGCGCCAACACCGTCAGGACCCGCCTCGCAGCGTCTGAAGTTGTGATAAATGGCTGGCTGTCGATTGGGTCCTCCTATTCGGCCGAAGGTGTTGGCCACAGCGGCGTGCATGCGGTGACCGTCGATCTGCAACATGGAATGCTTGGGTTCTCGGATGCGCTTACCATGATGCAGGCGATTTCTGCCACTCCAGCAACACCGATGGTCCGCGTGCCCGACTTGAACCCAGCGCAGATCATGCATCTTCTGGATGCTGGCGCTTACGGCATCATATGCCCGATGATCTCAACACCAGAGCAAACCAAAACGCTTGTGGATGCGTGCCGCTATCCACCTTTGGGCAACCGCAGTTTTGGTCCGTCGCGCGGGTTACTATACGGCGGGCCCGATTATGTGACGCAAGCCAACGAGGCGGTGATGGCCATCCCGATGGTCGAGACCGCAGAAGCTGTGGACCGGATTGAAGAAATCCTCGATGTGGATGGCGTTGATATGGTCTATATCGGTCCGAACGATCTGGCGTTTGAATTGGACGGGCACTCCGGCCACCCACGTCCCGAGTCTGAGGCTGCGATACACCATGTGCTGAACGCGGCCATCAAACGCAACATACCTGTGGGTATCTTTTGCGCCTCTGGCGAAGATGCCCGCCTGCGGATTGAACAAGGGTTCCGCCTTGTGACACCCGGCAATGATTTCGCCCATCTCACGCGCAGCATGCGGGAAGCCGTGCGCATCGCGCTTGAGGAACCTCCCGTCACAGCAGCCGCGCAAAATGGGTACTAG
- a CDS encoding ABC transporter ATP-binding protein: MAEVRLVDIEKKYGAFLAVPKQSLTIHDGEFLVLLGPSGCGKTTTMRMIAGLEDITSGDIMIKGERINDKPPKDRDIAMVFQNYGLYPHMTVRQNIEYPLKLRGMPKADRKERVRETAEKVELDALLDRRPSELSGGQRQRVALARAIVRTPSIFLMDEPLSNLDAKLRVTMRAELKHLHHELGVTTVYVTHDQMEAMTLANRVAVMREGRIVQLDTPKKIYAEPADLFVAGFIGSPSMNLIDGSVKGGVFSASGVEVAVDLADRDGVVLGIRPEELDIVQDEKAPITGKLYALELTGESTLVTLRNGQSSVCARGHADFEADINSPCQLAPKDGARIHLFDRASGERLG; this comes from the coding sequence ATGGCCGAAGTCCGTCTTGTCGATATCGAAAAGAAATACGGTGCGTTTCTTGCTGTCCCAAAACAAAGCCTGACAATTCATGATGGTGAATTCCTGGTTCTGCTGGGGCCGTCAGGCTGCGGCAAGACAACAACCATGCGCATGATTGCAGGGCTAGAGGACATCACCTCGGGCGACATCATGATCAAGGGCGAGCGGATCAACGACAAGCCGCCCAAGGACCGCGATATCGCGATGGTGTTCCAGAACTATGGTCTTTACCCGCACATGACGGTGCGTCAGAACATCGAATATCCGCTTAAGCTGCGCGGGATGCCCAAAGCTGATCGTAAAGAGCGCGTGCGTGAAACCGCTGAGAAAGTCGAACTCGACGCCCTGCTGGATCGGCGCCCGTCTGAACTGTCCGGTGGTCAGCGACAGCGTGTGGCCCTGGCCCGTGCAATCGTGCGCACACCCAGCATCTTCCTGATGGACGAGCCGCTTTCAAATCTGGACGCCAAACTGCGCGTGACAATGCGGGCCGAACTTAAACACCTGCACCATGAATTGGGCGTGACCACCGTCTACGTGACACACGACCAGATGGAGGCAATGACGCTGGCCAATCGTGTCGCAGTCATGCGCGAAGGTCGGATCGTACAGCTTGATACGCCCAAAAAGATCTACGCCGAACCGGCTGATCTGTTTGTCGCGGGCTTCATTGGTTCGCCGTCGATGAATCTGATCGACGGATCCGTAAAAGGCGGCGTTTTCAGCGCGAGCGGCGTGGAAGTTGCCGTCGATCTTGCGGACCGAGACGGGGTTGTTCTTGGCATCCGCCCGGAAGAGCTCGACATCGTACAAGATGAAAAGGCCCCGATCACTGGTAAGCTCTACGCGCTCGAACTCACCGGAGAGTCGACCCTGGTCACTTTGCGCAACGGACAGTCTTCGGTCTGCGCGCGTGGACACGCCGATTTTGAGGCGGACATCAATTCACCTTGCCAATTGGCCCCCAAAGATGGCGCCCGCATTCATTTGTTTGATCGCGCGTCAGGCGAACGGCTCGGATAA
- a CDS encoding carbohydrate ABC transporter permease, with protein sequence MKRTLSYVGERALLVVISIVVLFPIAWMFLTAFKQPRDAYSLSLIFEPTLQNFITVFSAPWNLGSMVMNSVIVATVTVAIAVPCAALAAYSFSRFRVKGRKFLFFLILSTQFIPAVVIVLPFFLMFRQLDMLDTRLALIIVNLAIVTPFVIWMIKGFIDAIPTDSEEAAMIDGASRLRVIKDIVLPMAAPGIMTSSIFCFILTWNEFLFALILSRREAVTLPVGLVSFRTERGDLWELMSAAGVMITVPIFVMALFIQKHFTRGMTAGAVK encoded by the coding sequence ATGAAACGCACACTTTCCTATGTGGGCGAACGCGCCCTTCTGGTTGTCATTTCCATCGTGGTCCTGTTTCCGATTGCATGGATGTTCCTGACCGCTTTCAAACAGCCGCGCGACGCTTATTCCCTGTCGCTGATTTTTGAGCCGACTTTGCAGAATTTCATCACGGTGTTTTCAGCACCATGGAACCTAGGCTCAATGGTGATGAATTCGGTGATCGTCGCGACAGTCACAGTGGCAATTGCGGTACCCTGCGCGGCACTGGCGGCCTATTCCTTTTCGCGCTTCCGGGTGAAGGGGCGCAAGTTTCTGTTCTTCCTGATCCTGTCTACCCAGTTCATTCCCGCCGTCGTCATCGTTCTGCCGTTCTTTTTGATGTTCCGCCAACTTGATATGCTGGATACGCGGCTGGCCCTGATTATCGTCAACCTTGCGATCGTCACGCCATTCGTCATCTGGATGATTAAAGGCTTCATCGATGCGATCCCCACCGACAGCGAAGAGGCCGCAATGATTGATGGAGCATCGCGTCTGCGGGTCATCAAAGACATCGTTTTGCCCATGGCCGCGCCCGGGATCATGACGTCTTCGATATTCTGTTTCATCCTGACATGGAACGAGTTCCTGTTCGCGCTGATCTTGTCACGCCGTGAGGCGGTAACCCTTCCCGTGGGCCTTGTCAGTTTCCGCACCGAACGCGGTGACCTTTGGGAGTTGATGAGCGCCGCAGGCGTCATGATCACAGTGCCAATCTTCGTGATGGCCCTGTTCATCCAGAAACACTTTACGCGCGGCATGACGGCCGGCGCCGTGAAATAA
- a CDS encoding carbohydrate ABC transporter permease, translating to MKDRLLPYWLLIPAFVIVLATTIYPLAYSFITSFRAWDLTKSRRPEGFVGIDNYIYAMGESQFLNSLWVTFIFVITSVILTVILAMALALLLRRKGPMHTFTRIILILPFAMSPALIGVSYRFMFNPEFGVIANGLGAVFPALQGVPWLADPQLAMGILVLTDVWHWTPYMTFMCLGGLASIPRETEEAARIDGASNLRIIFGIILPQMRGVILVMAVLKTIFALKMFDQVVTLTGGGPGTSTETLAYFIFNVGFRWFDMGYASALAWILTAIMMFISIWYVRMLLSERKMATA from the coding sequence GTGAAAGATCGGCTGCTTCCATATTGGTTATTGATCCCGGCCTTCGTCATCGTGCTGGCGACAACGATCTACCCACTCGCCTATTCCTTCATCACTTCGTTTCGGGCGTGGGACCTCACCAAAAGCCGGCGGCCCGAAGGTTTTGTCGGCATCGACAATTACATTTACGCCATGGGTGAAAGCCAATTCCTGAATTCGCTTTGGGTGACGTTCATTTTCGTCATTACCAGTGTCATCCTGACGGTGATCTTGGCCATGGCGCTCGCGCTACTGCTGCGCCGCAAGGGGCCAATGCACACCTTCACGCGCATCATTCTGATCTTGCCCTTTGCGATGAGCCCGGCCCTTATCGGTGTCAGCTACCGGTTCATGTTCAACCCTGAATTCGGCGTGATCGCCAATGGTCTGGGCGCAGTTTTCCCGGCCTTGCAAGGCGTGCCGTGGCTGGCCGATCCACAACTGGCGATGGGCATCTTGGTGCTGACGGACGTTTGGCACTGGACCCCCTACATGACGTTCATGTGCCTCGGCGGCCTTGCGTCCATTCCGCGAGAAACGGAAGAAGCCGCGCGCATTGACGGTGCATCCAACCTGCGCATCATCTTTGGCATAATCCTGCCGCAGATGCGCGGTGTGATCCTTGTGATGGCGGTTCTGAAAACGATCTTTGCCCTTAAGATGTTCGATCAGGTCGTCACGCTGACGGGTGGTGGCCCGGGCACATCGACCGAAACCCTTGCTTATTTCATCTTCAACGTTGGCTTCCGCTGGTTCGACATGGGCTATGCCTCAGCACTGGCGTGGATCCTGACCGCGATCATGATGTTCATCTCAATCTGGTATGTCCGCATGCTGCTGAGCGAAAGAAAGATGGCAACCGCATGA
- a CDS encoding ABC transporter substrate-binding protein has protein sequence MKLFTSAIAIAASLYGAQAFAWEATEGKPYEGQTVNVLAVKSSQFEAHEARLAEFEEATGIDVVYDYVPFPNMKEALTTEMVAGGDYDVVSVMDQWVHSLQMLMEPIGPGIEAQGTDLSDFPAAHLRHGMLNGELIGLPVRGHVQLMFYRTDILEEAGVTPPQTWEEMVTAAKAIQEKTDAAGVALPYGKLNGQNLMVWMNLLWGKGGDLFDADGNAIFNSEAGVAATETYISYLTEEEIVPAGSAVFVEQDAVTSFKQGNSAMLPVWWWVRSQLSDPEQSTLTADQIGFTALPSVAGADRTTFTNTWIFGVTAESDNKDAATEFLGWLTDPALERDVLMDPDLSEVVAVHMSNLTDAEVNERWGGMHQAAADALATADGVEFGDNWPRIVLILETAISSLASGEATDVQAVLDAAAEDIAAIR, from the coding sequence ATGAAATTATTTACCAGTGCGATTGCGATCGCAGCATCACTCTATGGCGCGCAGGCCTTCGCTTGGGAGGCAACCGAGGGCAAACCATATGAAGGCCAGACCGTGAACGTGCTTGCGGTGAAATCCAGCCAGTTCGAAGCGCATGAAGCCCGCCTTGCTGAGTTCGAAGAGGCCACCGGCATTGACGTCGTATACGACTACGTACCGTTCCCTAACATGAAAGAGGCACTTACAACCGAGATGGTTGCAGGTGGCGACTATGACGTTGTCTCGGTCATGGATCAGTGGGTTCACTCGCTTCAGATGCTCATGGAGCCGATTGGGCCGGGCATTGAAGCGCAGGGCACCGACCTGAGCGATTTTCCTGCCGCGCATTTGCGTCATGGCATGCTGAACGGCGAGTTGATCGGTCTGCCAGTACGTGGCCACGTGCAGTTGATGTTCTACCGCACGGATATTCTGGAAGAAGCCGGTGTGACCCCCCCACAAACCTGGGAAGAAATGGTTACAGCAGCGAAAGCCATTCAGGAAAAAACTGACGCCGCTGGCGTGGCGCTGCCTTATGGCAAGCTGAATGGTCAGAACCTGATGGTTTGGATGAACCTGCTTTGGGGCAAGGGTGGTGATCTGTTTGATGCAGACGGCAATGCGATCTTCAATTCCGAAGCTGGCGTTGCGGCGACTGAAACCTACATCAGCTATTTGACTGAAGAAGAAATCGTGCCCGCAGGTTCTGCGGTGTTTGTTGAGCAGGACGCCGTGACCAGCTTTAAGCAGGGCAACTCTGCGATGCTTCCTGTCTGGTGGTGGGTGCGCTCGCAGCTGAGTGATCCCGAACAGTCCACGCTTACGGCCGACCAAATCGGGTTCACAGCCCTTCCATCGGTCGCTGGTGCAGATCGCACAACTTTCACCAACACGTGGATTTTCGGCGTCACTGCTGAATCCGACAACAAGGACGCGGCGACCGAGTTCCTTGGTTGGCTGACCGATCCCGCACTTGAACGTGACGTCTTGATGGACCCTGATCTGTCCGAGGTTGTTGCCGTTCACATGTCCAACCTGACCGACGCCGAAGTCAACGAACGCTGGGGCGGTATGCACCAAGCGGCGGCCGACGCCCTGGCGACGGCAGACGGTGTGGAATTCGGCGACAACTGGCCGCGTATCGTGCTGATCCTTGAGACAGCGATCTCGAGCCTCGCCTCTGGCGAAGCGACGGACGTGCAGGCCGTCTTGGACGCTGCTGCCGAGGATATCGCGGCGATCCGCTAA
- a CDS encoding GntR family transcriptional regulator — protein sequence MPDQLVEELENDIIFGVFPPGARIIEDRVMEDHGAKRHAVRNAFTELESRGLIVRRPNRGVEVVDFTPDEVDALYDVRVILETAAAERTKLPCDTEISARLEDIAHRHEKAVKEHDFRAVFWLNQEFHEVQYSCCGNPRLAELISNHARAAQPIRVVKYEDEAHMNRIVSQHFDIIAALRGTSQDALVAAVRAHLPASAEAYRNLYNRRFGARARTA from the coding sequence ATGCCCGACCAACTGGTAGAAGAACTCGAAAACGACATCATCTTTGGGGTCTTCCCTCCGGGCGCCCGAATCATCGAAGACCGCGTCATGGAGGATCACGGGGCGAAACGGCACGCCGTCCGAAACGCATTCACTGAGCTTGAATCCCGCGGTCTTATCGTGCGGCGACCTAACCGGGGTGTCGAAGTGGTGGACTTCACGCCAGATGAAGTCGACGCCCTATATGATGTGCGCGTCATACTCGAAACGGCTGCGGCGGAACGGACCAAGCTTCCCTGTGACACGGAGATTTCGGCAAGGTTGGAAGACATTGCACATCGCCATGAAAAAGCGGTCAAAGAGCACGACTTTCGGGCGGTTTTCTGGCTCAATCAAGAATTCCACGAAGTGCAGTATTCCTGTTGCGGAAATCCGCGCTTGGCCGAATTGATTAGCAATCATGCCCGCGCTGCGCAGCCCATTCGCGTCGTCAAATACGAAGATGAGGCCCATATGAATCGGATCGTCAGCCAGCATTTTGACATCATCGCGGCGTTGCGCGGCACGTCGCAAGATGCACTTGTCGCAGCGGTTCGCGCGCATTTGCCTGCGTCCGCAGAAGCCTACCGCAATCTTTACAACCGCCGTTTCGGAGCGCGCGCCCGGACAGCCTAA
- a CDS encoding arabinose isomerase → MVKIAASKLKVGLFGIGLEAYWSQFDGLEDRLKSYVEVVERKLERDDVEVVNLGLIDTPEKALQAGHDFRSADVDVIFLYVTTYAVSSTVLPVVRRAGVPVIILNLQPVASIDLASFNALGSRSKMTGEWLAHCAACPVPEIANVFTRAGIDFHQITGVLEGDDHVDSEIEDWIEAARVGHVMAHTKLGVMGRYYNGMLDIYSDMALQSAAFGTIIEIVEIDELASIRAGLTDIEIDTALARIHDDFDIQSDCSEFELWRAASTAAALFKMVEQHGLGAMAYYYESTPGTVHEDIITSVILGCSMLTASGVPIAGEYEVKNAQAMKIMDSFGAGGSFTEYYAIDYAEDVVLMGHDGPGHTQIAEGKTKVRPLEVFHGKVGAGLSVEMSVKHGPVTCLSVLEHDGRVSLLVAEGESVPGPILEIGNTNSRYHFDIGARQFVEAWNAAAPAHHCAVGVGHVASRIEKLGALLGLDVIRVC, encoded by the coding sequence ATGGTCAAAATCGCGGCGAGCAAATTAAAAGTCGGTCTATTTGGCATTGGGTTAGAAGCATATTGGTCGCAATTCGATGGGCTTGAGGATCGACTGAAATCCTACGTTGAGGTCGTTGAGCGAAAGCTGGAACGGGACGATGTCGAAGTCGTCAACTTGGGGCTGATCGATACACCGGAAAAAGCGCTGCAGGCAGGGCATGACTTCAGATCGGCCGATGTTGATGTCATATTTTTGTATGTGACGACCTATGCAGTGTCGTCGACGGTCTTGCCTGTTGTGCGCCGCGCCGGTGTTCCAGTGATCATTCTAAACCTGCAGCCTGTCGCATCAATCGATTTGGCCAGCTTTAACGCACTGGGAAGCCGTTCCAAAATGACCGGTGAATGGTTGGCCCATTGTGCCGCTTGTCCTGTACCCGAAATCGCAAATGTTTTTACACGCGCCGGCATTGATTTCCATCAGATCACGGGCGTTCTGGAGGGTGACGATCACGTCGATTCCGAAATAGAAGACTGGATCGAAGCCGCGCGTGTTGGTCATGTGATGGCCCATACGAAATTGGGCGTCATGGGCCGATACTACAATGGCATGCTGGATATCTATTCCGACATGGCGCTGCAGTCAGCGGCATTTGGAACAATCATTGAGATCGTCGAGATTGATGAGCTCGCGTCTATTCGCGCAGGGTTGACCGACATTGAAATCGACACTGCGCTTGCGCGTATCCATGACGACTTTGATATCCAATCGGACTGTTCTGAGTTCGAGCTCTGGCGCGCAGCATCGACCGCAGCAGCCCTGTTCAAAATGGTCGAGCAGCATGGCTTGGGGGCGATGGCATACTATTACGAATCCACTCCCGGCACCGTACATGAAGATATTATCACATCCGTTATCCTTGGATGTTCAATGTTGACGGCGTCAGGTGTGCCGATCGCAGGCGAATACGAAGTCAAAAACGCCCAGGCCATGAAGATCATGGATTCTTTCGGGGCAGGGGGGTCGTTCACCGAATATTACGCGATTGATTATGCCGAAGATGTTGTCCTGATGGGCCATGACGGGCCAGGACACACGCAGATTGCCGAAGGCAAGACCAAGGTACGGCCACTCGAGGTGTTCCACGGAAAAGTGGGCGCGGGACTGAGTGTCGAGATGAGCGTGAAGCACGGGCCGGTGACATGCCTTTCCGTTCTCGAGCACGACGGTCGGGTGTCGCTTTTGGTTGCCGAAGGGGAATCTGTTCCGGGCCCAATTCTTGAAATCGGCAACACCAACAGTCGATACCATTTTGACATTGGAGCGCGCCAGTTTGTCGAAGCATGGAATGCGGCGGCCCCTGCGCATCATTGCGCCGTCGGGGTTGGTCATGTTGCAAGCCGGATCGAGAAACTTGGCGCTTTGTTGGGGCTTGACGTTATTCGGGTTTGCTAG
- a CDS encoding AraC family transcriptional regulator, with the protein MTDQSENYFSYIPESRLCRTLGCTLRSSGFTRVLPHAQYPAQTHPQGHLFSRTRGRVLQAYQLVYISEGRGRIELGRGSKPQDIRAGQVFVLFPNVWHRYAPEPSVGWTEHWVECEGTVFDMCTNAGLLNKSRPIIRNPSIAAIETSFSEIHMLSRQDAVGNQPVLSMLGLKLLAILAGPRNANEDSTNQLVNSARMLLLERCAAQHPMEDIADELNVSYSTLRRTFRAQTGMSMKDYQMAMRIQKAKDLLDNTELSIKGVAAHLGFSSAFHFSNQFRKSVACPPSDWRARLGQGREDGPSKPE; encoded by the coding sequence ATGACCGATCAAAGCGAAAACTATTTCAGCTACATCCCTGAAAGTCGTCTTTGCCGGACACTTGGGTGCACGCTGCGTTCTTCGGGGTTTACCCGGGTCTTGCCACACGCTCAGTATCCCGCTCAGACCCATCCACAGGGACACCTTTTTAGCCGGACCCGAGGGCGCGTTCTGCAAGCCTATCAACTCGTCTATATTTCAGAGGGCCGTGGGCGCATTGAACTTGGACGCGGCAGCAAGCCCCAAGACATCCGCGCAGGACAGGTCTTTGTGCTGTTTCCAAATGTCTGGCATCGCTACGCGCCCGAACCCAGCGTGGGCTGGACCGAACACTGGGTCGAGTGCGAAGGCACAGTGTTTGACATGTGTACCAATGCTGGCCTTCTTAACAAAAGCAGGCCCATTATCCGCAATCCAAGCATCGCTGCGATAGAGACGTCCTTTTCAGAAATCCACATGCTTTCAAGACAGGACGCCGTCGGCAACCAACCCGTCCTGTCCATGCTTGGCCTAAAGCTTCTTGCCATTCTTGCTGGCCCTCGCAATGCCAATGAAGACAGCACCAACCAGTTGGTCAACAGCGCGCGTATGCTGTTGCTGGAAAGGTGCGCGGCGCAGCATCCCATGGAAGATATCGCCGATGAGCTAAACGTCAGTTATTCGACCCTGCGGCGTACTTTTCGCGCACAAACCGGCATGTCCATGAAGGACTACCAAATGGCAATGCGGATTCAAAAAGCCAAAGACCTGCTTGATAATACAGAGCTGTCCATCAAAGGTGTTGCGGCACACCTCGGTTTTAGCTCGGCATTCCATTTCTCCAACCAGTTCAGGAAATCTGTCGCGTGCCCGCCGTCAGATTGGCGGGCACGCCTTGGCCAAGGACGGGAGGACGGCCCTAGCAAACCCGAATAA